A genomic window from Anticarsia gemmatalis isolate Benzon Research Colony breed Stoneville strain chromosome 6, ilAntGemm2 primary, whole genome shotgun sequence includes:
- the LOC142973715 gene encoding uncharacterized protein LOC142973715 yields MDTLALLVGVLLCLAVVNARSFDDRRDTDPLLEAEDEGVKKHGAERHRRRRWQMNYGYDYPPPIHTYYPERREYDRNQQDLLPKIVKLLEEISVYVKRPQPPPSPPQPIYIPYPVPYPVPQYGPCTPTNTNVKKPNITSRFPEMEDTNQNWGFVLNEDENDDSDGSRPISFDPIKPLRPMKRPAPKVEHGSLQAESSAPHTTQAPRFDEVGMGRAPVMCNAAILSCCAGDKPQQQACFSTFGCGPSYDNGNACSNDAINEALEAFKSAYSPMP; encoded by the exons ATGGATACACTCGCTTTACTAGTCGGTGTGTTGTTGTGTCTCGCTGTAGTTAACGCTAGGAGTTTTGACGATAGACGCGATACAGATCCGCTATTGGAGGCCGAAGATGAAGGTGTTAAAAAGCACGGAGCAGAGCGTCATCGGAGGAGAAGATGGCAAATGAATTATGGTTATGATTACCCGCCACCCATACATACTTATTACCCAGAAAGAAGGGAATACGACCGTAATCAACAGGACCTTTTGCCGAAAATTGTCAAGCTACTCGAAGAGATTTCGGTTTACGTGAAGCGCCCACAGCCGCCTCCATCACCTCCTCAGCCAATTTACATCCCATATCCTGTCCCTTACCCCGTCCCTCAATACGGTCCATGCACACCAACCAACACTAATGTTAAGAAACCCAACATTACCAGCAGATTCCCTGAAATGGAAGACACAAATCAAAATTGGGGATTTGTTTTGAATGAAGACGAGAATGATGATAGTGATGGCTCCAGACCGATTTCTTTCGATCCGATCAAACCTCTACGACCGATGAAGAGACCCGCACCGAAGGTGGAACATGGCAGCCTACAGGCCGAG agCTCAGCTCCTCACACCACACAGGCGCCTAGATTCGACGAGGTTGGAATGGGCCGTGCTCCCGTGATGTGCAATGCTGCTATTCTTTCATGCTGTGCCGGTGATAAGCCACAACAGCAAGCATGCTTCAGCACCTTCGGATGTGGGCCCTCATACGACAATGGTAACGCCTGCAGCAATGATGCTATCAACGAGGCCTTGGAAGCATTCAAATCGGCGTATTCACCCATGCCTTGA